One genomic region from Candidatus Cloacimonas sp. encodes:
- a CDS encoding DNA methyltransferase: MANSNNDILKEELKKNRYTRLCKCPPSHINCMTAKEWLTSQLGVWQFIYEKRDIRDKNIHPATFPISLAKKVISLFSHEGELVVDPYVGSGTTLVAAQDLNRTCLGFDLKKEYIEICNNRLTQQNAFNSCQQIPIEDDARNINQYLPKQSITLIFTSPPYSNLLNRERKNKSRRDRDNGQLNKIEQYSQDERDLGTYSAEKWTLAMGDIFENLLPLMKDKGHCVINVPDFWWENKRITLHISLTEELRRRGLELRNIIIWDRTNIVNNIGIFGWPSNYITMGTTFEYLLDFWKPPSEIEK, encoded by the coding sequence ATGGCTAACTCCAATAACGATATTCTTAAAGAAGAGCTTAAAAAAAACAGATATACAAGATTATGTAAATGTCCACCCAGTCATATAAATTGTATGACAGCAAAAGAATGGCTAACATCTCAACTGGGTGTATGGCAATTTATTTATGAAAAAAGGGATATAAGAGATAAAAACATTCATCCTGCAACATTTCCTATAAGCTTAGCCAAGAAAGTTATCAGCTTATTTTCTCATGAGGGTGAACTTGTTGTTGATCCTTATGTAGGCAGTGGAACAACTTTGGTTGCGGCGCAAGATTTAAACAGGACTTGTTTAGGATTTGATTTGAAGAAGGAATATATTGAAATCTGCAACAACAGATTAACGCAACAGAATGCCTTCAATAGCTGTCAACAGATTCCTATTGAAGATGATGCCAGAAATATTAATCAATATCTGCCTAAACAATCAATTACACTAATCTTCACCTCTCCACCCTATTCCAATTTATTGAATAGAGAAAGAAAGAATAAATCAAGAAGAGACAGAGATAATGGTCAGCTGAATAAAATTGAGCAATATTCCCAAGATGAAAGAGACCTTGGAACCTATTCAGCTGAAAAATGGACTTTGGCTATGGGAGATATTTTTGAAAATTTATTACCGTTAATGAAAGATAAAGGACATTGTGTTATCAATGTTCCCGATTTCTGGTGGGAAAATAAAAGAATTACTTTACATATATCCTTAACCGAAGAGCTTAGAAGAAGAGGATTGGAACTTCGCAATATCATTATCTGGGACAGAACCAATATAGTTAATAATATTGGCATCTTTGGATGGCCCAGCAATTATATCACTATGGGAACAACTTTTGAATATTTGCTTGATTTTTGGAAACCTCCAAGCGAGATAGAAAAATGA